The genome window ACTCATCCGGAAACCAATAATAAATCCTTGCGGGTAAAAGAACGCCTACAAGCAAGAACACTAATACAATGATCATACTATACTCGACGACTCATTTTTCCCCGGCATAAATTACTATTGTTTTGCCGGGGTTTCATGATTAACATCCATACCATAAAGTAATAGCCGCTACTATAGTGTACAACAAGCCTTATTCATTTATTCTACGCATTATTATTCCCCATTCATGCATTGCTAATATGAGGGCATGTCGGCTTTTACCTGATTGCCATTGCATTTCTCAATCCCCCAGCATCCTTACCATCCAAACCGTAGTTACAGCTATCCATCAACTCCATTTCTTAACCATCAAATTCGTTAACTACATTCTACCATGAAAAAGCAAGAAAACTGCATCAGTAATACAAGAGAAAGAAACAAGCCTATCAACGGCCATCACTTAAAAGGAACAGTATTGATACGAAAAATGTGCCGCAAAATAAAAAGGACCATGCCGGTTAGACAAGTCAATTTCCTGTAATTAACCCAAAAGTCACAAGTGTAAAAATACAGACAATGAAAAATGAAAAGCGTTCTGCATCAGCGCTCTCACCACTTGGCAAACGAATGACAAGCCAGGTAATTACTTCTTTCACCAAAGAAGTGGAAACCTACTCCTATCACGTGAACAACCTGACAATAAAGAGGACTGTATTCCAGAACGAAATGAATGACTTTCACCGGCATTTCAACCTCTACTTCAAAACCTTTTTCAGTAAGAAAGAACAAATGGCTTATAAAAGTCTGGTCAAAGCTACCAATAAGCGTGGCCTGGCTGTACCCGAAGCTCACACACAGCGACTTGCTTACCTTACCGAACTATTGGATTGCCTCAAAAATCATAATGGCCATCCCTTTACCGGTGGACCAGGCCACCCAACCGGGAAAAAAATTAAGGCCCCAAAAACCATGAAACTAACCGGGAAATCCCGAAAACCAGGCGCCAGCAATACAGCTCCTTTTTTTCCGGGATTTCCCAGGCCCTCCAATGCACCTGCCCCTGTATTCATTATCACTTTTGTAAATCATATTATCCATTGCCTGCGGCAGTTGCAAACACAAAGCATCCGGCAGCCTGGTGTGCGTATGACCCAGGCAGGTAAAGGTAAAAGAGAAGAGCATATCCGTGACATTCTGCTCCTCTACCTGTCCGGTCATTATGCTCATGTATCCGTAGAAGTATTGAAGGGGAATGGGAGAATTGACATCGTTGCCTATGATAAAGTGCACAATATAGAGTTGAAATTGGAAGTGAAAGGATGGTGGAACCCGCGAAAGATCAAAATTATTACTCAAATACTGGGGTACCTGACAGAATTTGAAGATTACGCTTTTGTGATTGTGATCAACGACACTAAAAAAGATATCCGCTATTCTTACCAAAACATCGTGGTAAGGAAAAAGAACCAATTTATACCTGGCTCCTGGAAAAACCATGTTTACCCGGGAACCAGCTATACTTACTATAGTTCGGAACACGAGGTGGGCAGCAGTATCAAGAAAATATATCACTTTATTTTTTCGCTCTAGTAAGCGGGATTCTGCTGCCAGCCGACATTTGTGGAGTTGATGGTACGCCACCACCGAATTACAAACACATGGGAAGGCCAAGGCCACTTCCGACTGTACAAGCTGGGAAAGGAAAACGGGAAGCTACAGTGCGTGATTTTACAGGGACTTCTCTCGCAGGCAGTATGTAGTAGAGCAAAGCGAAGTATTAACAGCCTACTGCGGAGCCAGGGAATGCCTTTTTGAATGTTGGATTCTCTTTTCCCAACCGACGTTGGGACTGTCTTTTCGACAGGTGGCTTCAGACATTTTTCATAGCTACTGGTTCCCTGGCTTGCAGTTTGTTAGCTGGTTTAATGATTAATGGATTCAATCAGCAAAAAAATTAAGGTGGTTTAATGGTGTTATATCAAAAAAACATTGGGAATCGTAAACAAACGGAGGAGGGAAAGCTCCTCCGTTAGAAAAAAATAGCAATCTCTGTGATAGCGCATGCTTACACAATGCGGCTCCTATGTCTGGTTTGTATTCTCAACTACACGAATGCCGAACACGATCATGGTTTTGTTAAACCTGTTTCTGTACCAAAACGAATAAGAGAAAAAGGGCAACTATTGGTTGTAGAAGTTTTTTTAAGAATAATTGATTCCCAATATGGTTGGTGTAACAAGCTGTTAGCGGTTAGGCGTTTGTTTCGATAGCAGATTTCTCCGCTTCGCTACGAAATGACAAAAGAATGTGACGTTTCGCCTATCGGCCTCAGGGGGCATACTCAGTGAGGCTTCGACAGGCTCAGGGGGACAAAAGGCGAAAGCCCTCCCGGCGAGGCTGTAATAGCCTGCCGGTGAGGGCTTTTATGAAATAGAAATGGGGAATCAGAGACCTTTATTTGGTTACGATCACTGTTTTACCCTTGATCTCAAAATGCACCTTGCTTGTTTCCTGCAAAATAGTAAGCATAGTAGACAAAGGTACATTACGGGGTATACCCGCCGTAAATTGATCGTTAATAGGGGTTTTAATATCAACCGATTCAATACCTGCATACCAGCGCTTGATCTCCTTCATCACATCGGTAAAGCTGGCTGCTTTGAAGTCGAAATAGCCGTTCTTCCAGGCTATGACGCTTTCGACGTCAACCGTCTGGACCATGATTGAGGAGGATTTATTGGATTGAGAGGAAAGCCATGCCTGCTGTGTAGGTTTCAAGATAGTTCCGGGTTTCGCGTTTGGTGTTCCGGGTTGGCTGCCGCCGGCACTTACTTGCACACTACCTTCCAGCAACGTAGTTTTTATAGTTTCTTCATCACCATAGTTCCTCACGTTAAAATGGGTGCCCAGGACCCTTACTTCCGCATTGCCGGTGGATACGATGAACGGTTTTGAGGGGTCTTTGGCTACTTCAAAATAGGCTTCGCCCGTTACTTCCACCCGCCGTTCCTTGCCGGCAAATACGGTAGGATAACTGATGCGGGACTCTGCATTGAGCCATACCTTGCTTTTATCGGGCAGGGTAAGGGCATAAAATCCACCGGTAGGTGTGGTCACCGCATGATAGCGCACAGCCGCATTTTTACCGGCCTTCCGGCCGTTTTCTCCGGCCGGGTCATATACCAGGGCATCGCCCTTTTTATTGACAGCAGCCCCATCCTCTTTGGCCAATACGCCATCCTTTGCCTCATCGAGCGTAATGGTGCGTCCATCGCCCAAAGTAAGGGTAGCTTTATTGCTGCCGGGTTGAATATCATCGCCCTGGCGAACCACTACCTGATCTTCCTGCACCTGTTTATCGCCTTTGTTCAGGAACAGGTAGGCGCCCGTGGCTATAACACCGATAGTGATGGCTGCCACCATCCACCGCCAGGGCTTCCTGCGGATGGCGACCACCGGTGTATACTCAAAAACGTTTTTATCCAATAAGCGCTGCCAGGCTGCTTCTGCATCAATCTTATCTAACAACTCCAGGCTGGCCGCTACCTGCACCCGGTCCAGACACCGGTCCACAAACTGCCGGTTGGCTTCCGAGGCATTGGCCCAGGCATCCAGTTCCTCCTGCCCTGCTCCGGAAATCTCTCCCTTTTGCCGGGCCAGTATTAGTTGTATGATCCTGTTGACAGCGGCTTCTTGCATGGTATTGCTTGTTGATTTGTTAATGGTTATGGGTTGTTTAGTGCGGAAATAACCGACGCACCCTTTCAGGAACAACAGTATTTTTCCTAATATAAAACGGATAAGTCCACTAGGGCAACTATTGGGGGCGGTTAAAAGTTTGGTGGCGGTCCCGGATTGATGATTAATCCTCTACAGCGCAGAGTACGGCAAAGAAGTGCAGCAGGGTGGCTACGGGCAGGATGTCTTTTTTGAGCAGGGCTGATTTCAACATAGCTACCGCTTTTGTCTTTTGATTGCGCACTGTTTGTTCGCTCAAATTGAGCGCCAGGGCTATTTCGCGGGTAGAGAGGCGGTCGAAGAAATACATATTGAATACTTCCCGGCAGCGCTCGGGCAGTTGTTTCACCTGCACATATAATTGCTGAATGTATTCAGCATACATCATGTCATAATCATCCCGGTTCATTTCACTCACATAATCGGAGGTATAAAGGATCTCCTTATGGATGCGGGCATGAATCTCCTGGCTGCGGAGATGATCATAGCAGTTATTTCTCACGGTTACATACAGAAAAGAGCGGATGCTGGGGACATTGTCGAAGTTCTCGCGGAGCTTCCATAGTTTGACAAAGGTTTCAGACACGATGTCTTCTGACAGCAGGTTGTTGCGCACCAACTGATCGGCAAAATATACGAGGGCCTTATAATTGTTTTTCCAAAGCAGGTTCAACGCTGCCGTATCGCCATTTTTAAATGCAGCGGCTAACTCTACCTCATTTTTGATCTCAGAAGGAATCATAATGCTGGCTCAGCTATTAATCAAAACCATTAAAAAATGAATGACTGTACAGGAAATTCTGTACGCATCAAAGGATAATGTCCAAGGCTTTTTCACTGGTCAAAAAGGCAAAAAAGGTAATGGCCAATTCCTGTTATTTAAAATGAAGGGGGACCGGGTTCAGAGAATAATAGGTTTAACGGTATTAATGGGGTGACATTGACTGACAAGCAATGATAATCGAAAAACAGGTAATTTTAAAATCCCCGCTCACTTTTTTTGCCTGTGTGCCCTGGCCCAACTACCTCAAAATTACGGATTACCTGCAAAAACAATGCCCTTGATGCCTGCCTATCATGAAATTACGTATACCCTATGCCCGTGTGGTTTGCGGGATATTTCCAGCGGAATTATTCCACAAAATTCAACAAAATGACTACCCGATTTCTTGTAAAAGGAGTGAGACGCGCAAGGATGGTATTTCAAGCGTCATGTATTCACCTACACAGTGTACCCTGCACACAAAAAAATAATTGAACACAGCACCGGGACATTCCGCACCATTGCAGTACTACTATCAGTACTGCCGCCCCAAAAAAACTTCGACAACCTTGGTGACGAAATGATCATTTCCCAGTTGTACCTATAGAACATCACCTGTAACCATTACTGCTTAGCTGAGCGACCGTGGGATACACCTACCCAAACTTAGCCATAAACGATAACATATGACTGAAGAAGAGCTGATTAAACGATTGAAAGCCGGCGATGAACTTGCCCACAAGAAGATCTTTACCCTGTATTACGAGGTAATCCTTGTCTTCGTAACACGGTTTGTCCCGAACCCCATAGACGCCGCCAAAGACATCACCCAGGAAACATTTATAGCCCTGGCCCTTAATGCACCAACGCTGCCCAAACTGGCTACTTTATCGGATGTCCGCGCCTTTTTGTACGTGGTAGCCAGGAATAAGGCGATTGATCATTTAAAAGCGAAAATGAGATCCGATGAATTCCTCAGGGAATATTTTGCTTTCAATGGGTGCGTTGCCGATCCTAACGAGGCGGCCACGTTTGTACGCGAAAACGAGATACATGCTCAAATTACCCAATACCTGCAATCACTCTCCGACCAACAACAGGCCATCATAGATCTGCTGATCAGTGGCAATTATACGATTAAGCAGATCAGCGAAAAGCTGGAAACCAGTGAAGGGAATGTGCGGAATCAAAAACATAAGGTCGTTCAAAAGCTCCGGGAACTCATCAAAACCTATGAATCGAATACGAAAGTGGTTGATACGCTTATAAAAATTATCCTGTACATCTGGTCATTTATTCATGCCATTTTCTGATCAAATTTCACCATTCGCCATAAACCTTACTTAAACTTTCCTATAATGTCATACAACATAACTACTCCGAATCATGTGATCTCAGCCATCTGTCATTTAACAGATAACAGGGAACTGCCGGAAGAAGATCGCAAAGACTATATTGAATTTGAGAAAAACCACCCCCTCGACCATTTTACTATTAAAGGGGAAATTATCA of Paraflavitalea devenefica contains these proteins:
- a CDS encoding PDDEXK family nuclease; this encodes MKNEKRSASALSPLGKRMTSQVITSFTKEVETYSYHVNNLTIKRTVFQNEMNDFHRHFNLYFKTFFSKKEQMAYKSLVKATNKRGLAVPEAHTQRLAYLTELLDCLKNHNGHPFTGGPGHPTGKKIKAPKTMKLTGKSRKPGASNTAPFFPGFPRPSNAPAPVFIITFVNHIIHCLRQLQTQSIRQPGVRMTQAGKGKREEHIRDILLLYLSGHYAHVSVEVLKGNGRIDIVAYDKVHNIELKLEVKGWWNPRKIKIITQILGYLTEFEDYAFVIVINDTKKDIRYSYQNIVVRKKNQFIPGSWKNHVYPGTSYTYYSSEHEVGSSIKKIYHFIFSL
- a CDS encoding RNA polymerase sigma factor codes for the protein MIPSEIKNEVELAAAFKNGDTAALNLLWKNNYKALVYFADQLVRNNLLSEDIVSETFVKLWKLRENFDNVPSIRSFLYVTVRNNCYDHLRSQEIHARIHKEILYTSDYVSEMNRDDYDMMYAEYIQQLYVQVKQLPERCREVFNMYFFDRLSTREIALALNLSEQTVRNQKTKAVAMLKSALLKKDILPVATLLHFFAVLCAVED
- a CDS encoding RNA polymerase sigma factor, with product MTEEELIKRLKAGDELAHKKIFTLYYEVILVFVTRFVPNPIDAAKDITQETFIALALNAPTLPKLATLSDVRAFLYVVARNKAIDHLKAKMRSDEFLREYFAFNGCVADPNEAATFVRENEIHAQITQYLQSLSDQQQAIIDLLISGNYTIKQISEKLETSEGNVRNQKHKVVQKLRELIKTYESNTKVVDTLIKIILYIWSFIHAIF
- a CDS encoding FecR family protein, which encodes MQEAAVNRIIQLILARQKGEISGAGQEELDAWANASEANRQFVDRCLDRVQVAASLELLDKIDAEAAWQRLLDKNVFEYTPVVAIRRKPWRWMVAAITIGVIATGAYLFLNKGDKQVQEDQVVVRQGDDIQPGSNKATLTLGDGRTITLDEAKDGVLAKEDGAAVNKKGDALVYDPAGENGRKAGKNAAVRYHAVTTPTGGFYALTLPDKSKVWLNAESRISYPTVFAGKERRVEVTGEAYFEVAKDPSKPFIVSTGNAEVRVLGTHFNVRNYGDEETIKTTLLEGSVQVSAGGSQPGTPNAKPGTILKPTQQAWLSSQSNKSSSIMVQTVDVESVIAWKNGYFDFKAASFTDVMKEIKRWYAGIESVDIKTPINDQFTAGIPRNVPLSTMLTILQETSKVHFEIKGKTVIVTK